Proteins encoded in a region of the Chryseobacterium piperi genome:
- a CDS encoding 2Fe-2S iron-sulfur cluster-binding family protein has product MSDINIKITDREGVTHDVVAPTDMSMNLMEIIRSYELAEEGTIGVCGGMAMCASCQVYVINDPGLPEMGAEEDAMLAEAFHVQDNSRLGCQLHMADDMEGLAVEIAPYP; this is encoded by the coding sequence ATGTCAGATATCAATATAAAAATCACCGATAGAGAAGGTGTAACTCATGATGTTGTTGCTCCTACGGACATGTCCATGAATTTAATGGAAATTATACGTTCGTATGAATTAGCAGAAGAAGGAACTATCGGGGTATGTGGTGGAATGGCCATGTGCGCTTCATGCCAGGTATACGTAATTAATGATCCGGGACTACCGGAAATGGGTGCTGAAGAAGATGCCATGCTGGCGGAAGCTTTTCACGTGCAGGATAACAGCAGATTAGGCTGTCAGCTGCATATGGCAGACGATATGGAAGGTCTTGCCGTGGAAATTGCTCCTTATCCTTAG